One window of Equus quagga isolate Etosha38 chromosome 4, UCLA_HA_Equagga_1.0, whole genome shotgun sequence genomic DNA carries:
- the SGO2 gene encoding shugoshin 2 isoform X4 has product MNNNLITAIEMSTLSEFHQSSFLLPASKKKRVSKQCKLMHLPFARVPLTSNDDDDDDDDGKEKMQCDDNIKSKMSPDIPSSVSTRQPLSTQCNLELLFLKENNQNVCGLSDSEHISSIDILPKESHSRSDQSSNSSLMSEMKNVQSISHRKEKPSLGNVTERKKRVSSRESKNPADAPCVTDLEQQQISSPGLNRNNEISDCTNETNIKMQRNIQGLPDTSESAGEPTAEHVSQVEGNGDFQLQKTVYDADMDLTASEVSTIITVSTGTKNKSNKKPNDCGMKTFRKVKDSSSDKKKERSKRQFKNSSHVDIEEKIENRPERRSVVLDGKGDSEDPNFIFNTEQLAQLNILKKIHNGFDQDDRQSTRYNKKKKRICVTDEPEEPYLFSQSSDKFQQESKFDMGQSSLACNKSKPSRQTFVIHMLEKGNLFPNQKDKETISENLEATNEFQTVDLSTKDNGNLHDYETQNLLDLKKHVTDMQPAQQNESKINKKLRQKVNRKTEIISEMNQIYGDTAKDAHGPEEGNFFFQIQKDKETISGNLEVSKESQIPTLSTISNGNLCNCETQDVLGFQKQITNVSILQQNESKVNKIRQKVNRKTEIISEVNYIDDEKSVYCPGKDNSFFLTQNDTAIIPENREVPSEFTIHSLSTKDSGNLYDFETQDVLRVKKPVRDMQAACQNQSEIDKKLRQKVCRKTEIISEINQIYENNDKGIHDPGKGNLFSLALKDKEIIPKSLEDSNEFQTAGPSTRGNRDLCDYETQNILGMKKHVTDMPPAKQNASKINKRLRQKVSRKTEIILEMNQLNEFNDKGVHDPEKDDFFSLTQKDKETISENLEVTNEFKTAYLSTKDNGNLYECETWNMLDMKKRVTDMQSAQRKESKTSKKPRQKVNRKTEIISEMFQIYEDNDKDVPGPESYTKDLDLKINKSKQRLECQGIISRNCMEINSNEKENCDQISNPCKLVKKPGKESSGRAKNVLAKSENKPILQLTDSSQTCISLESGLKHVPNEADSDPGNQMELCNDLKQSTTTLNKNRDIPSVEVIKEGECQVRKVSKMPSRSKRKTFRDPSPESCEVTNTIQGVSDESEQADKEKNLENNKIVTVKPDFYTKVLTSLSQIYSPNIQESSFNSVHEGSIPLSISSSKNLIIRENFALESSPIFQVSEDVHEKMEGMKCKVSQRTQKSEIGDRTLQDLTNTNFVSNNTAKSDSKSEGLSSELPSRRRRCTPLDLKEPSLKRKMRR; this is encoded by the exons ATGAACAATAACTTGATAACCGCAATTGAAATGAGCACGCTTTCTGAG ttcCATCAGAGTTCCTTTCTGCTGCCAGCTAGCAAGAAGAAACGGGTTAGTAAACAGTGCAAGTTGATGCATCTTCCATTTGCAAG GGTTCCATTAACttcaaatgatgatgatgatgatgatgatgatggtaaagAGAAAATGCAATGTGATGACAATATTAAATCAAAGATGTCACCTGATATTCCCTCTTCAGTATCAACAAGACAACCTTTATCAACTCAGTGTAATTTggaattattatttcttaaagaaaataatcagaatgtGTGTGGTTTAAGTGATTCAGAGCATATTTCTTCTATTGATATACTTCCCAAAG AAAGCCATTCCCGCTCAGACCAAAGTTCCAATAGTTCTTTAATGAGTGAGATGAAAAACGTCCAGTCCATCAGCCACAGAAAGGAGAAACCATCTCTTGGTAATgtgactgaaaggaaaaaacgTGTATCATCTCGGGAATCAAAGAATCCTGCAGACGCTCCCTGTGTGACAGATTTAGAGCAACAGCAGATTTCAAGTCCAGGATTAAATCGGAATAATGAGATAAGTGATTGTACtaatgaaacaaatattaaaatgcaaagaaacatCCAGGGCCTTCCTGACACCTCTGAGTCTGCTGGTGAACCTACTGCAGAGCACGTGAGTCAAGTTGAGGGTAATGGCGACTTTCAATTGCAGAAAACTGTGTATGATGCTGACATGGACTTAACTGCAAGTGAAGTAAGCACAATTATTACAGTTTCAACAGggactaaaaataaaagtaataaaaaaccAAATGATTGTGGaatgaaaactttcagaaaagtgAAAGATTCAAGCtctgacaaaaagaaagaaagatcaaagagacaatttaaaaatagttcacaTGTGGATATTgaggaaaagattgaaaacagaCCAGAAAGAAGATCTGTTGTTCTGGATGGCAAAGGGGATTCAGAAgatccaaattttattttcaatactgAACAGCTGGCTCAGTTGAACATCCTGAAGAAAATTCATAATGGCTTCGATCAAGATGACAGACAAAGTACAcggtataataaaaaaaagaaaagaatatgtgtAACAGATGAACCAGAAGAACCGTACTTGTTCTCCCAAAGTTCAGATAAATTCCAACAGGAGAGTAAATTTGATATGGGTCAGAGTTCTCTAGCTTGTAATAAAAGTAAACCTTCTAGACAGACTTTTGTGATTCATATGTTAGAAAAAGGTAACTTGTTCCCAAACCAAAAGGATAAAGAAACCATTTCTGAAAACCTAGAAGCCACAAATGAGTTTCAAACAGTTGATCTTTCCACCAAAGATAATGGGAATTTACATGATTATGAGACCCAAAATTTGTTGGATTTGAAAAAGCATGTCACTGATATGCAACCTGCTCAgcaaaatgaatcaaaaataaataagaagctTAGGCAGAAAGTAAATCGGAAGACAGAAATAATTTCCGAAATGAACCAGATATATGGCGATACTGCTAAAGATGCACATGGCCCAGAAGAAGGTAACTTTTTCTTCCAAATCCAGAAGGATAAAGAAACCATCTCTGGAAACCTAGAAGTTTCTAAAGAGTCTCAAATACCTACTCTTTCCACCATCAGTAATGGAAACCTGTGCAATTGTGAGACCCAGGATGTGTTGGGTTTTCAAAAGCAGATCACCAATGTGTCCATTCTTCAGCAAAATGAATCAAAAGTTAATAAGATTAGGCAGAAAGTAAATCGGAAGACAGAAATAATTTCTGAAGTGAATTATATAGATGATGAGAAAAGTGTGTATTGCCCAGGAAAGGATAACTCTTTCTTCCTAACCCAGAATGATACGGCAATCATCCCTGAAAACCGAGAAGTCCCAAGTGAGTTTACAATACATTCTCTTTCCACCAAAGATAGTGGAAACCTGTATGATTTTGAGACTCAAGATGTTTTGAGGGTGAAAAAGCCTGTCCGTGATATGCAGGCTGCTTGtcaaaatcaatcagaaatagaTAAGAAGCTTAGGCAAAAGGTATGTCGGAAGACAGAAATAATTTCCGAAATCAACCAAATATATGAGAATAATGACAAAGGCATACATGATCCAGGAAAAGGTAACTTATTTTCTCTGGCCCTAAAGGATAAAGAAATCATCCCCAAAAGCCTAGAAGACTCAAATGAGTTTCAAACAGCTGGTCCTTCCACAAGAGGTAATAGGGACCTATGTGATTATGAGACTCAAAACATTTTGGGGATGAAAAAGCATGTTACTGATATGCCACCTGCAAAGCAGaatgcatcaaaaataaataagaggctCAGGCAGAAAGTAAGTCGGAAGACAGAAATAATTCTGGAAATGAACCAGCTAAATGAATTTAATGACAAAGGTGTGCATGACCCAGAAAAAGATGACTTCTTTTCCCTAACCCAAAAGGATAAAGAAACCATTTCTGAAAACCTGGAAGTCACAAATGAATTTAAAACAGCTTATCTTTCCACCAAAGATAATGGAAATTTATATGAGTGTGAGACCTGGAATATGTTGGATATGAAAAAGCGTGTCACTGATATGCAATCTGCTCAGCGAAAGGAATCAAAAACAAGTAAGAAGCCTAGGCAGAAAGTAAATCGGAAGacagaaataatttctgaaatgttCCAAATATATGAGGATAATGATAAAGATGTGCCTGGCCCAGAAAGCTATACAAAAGATCttgatcttaaaataaataaatccaaacaaAGACTTGAATGCCAAGGTATTATCAGTAGAAACTGTATGGAAATCAAcagtaatgaaaaggaaaattgtgATCAAATTTCAAATCCTTGTAAACTTGTTAAAAAGCCTGGGAAAGAATCATCAGGCAGGGCAAAGAACGTTTtggcaaaaagtgaaaacaaacctATTTTGCAGTTAACAGATTCTTCACAGACTTGTATCTCCTTAGAATCGGGTTTAAAACATGTTCCTAATGAAGCAGATTCTGATCCTGGAAACCAAATGGAATTATGTAACGATCTAAAGCAAAGCACTACAACTCTGAATAAAAACAGAGATATCCCCTCTGTGGAAGTGATAAAAGAAGGAGAGTGCCAGGTCAGAAAAGTCAGTAAGATGCCATCCAGATCAAAAAGGAAGACCTTCAGAGATCCTTCTCCAGAGAGCTGTGAAGTAACCAACACCATTCAGGGAGTATCAGATGAATCTGAACAAGCcgataaggaaaaaaatttggaaaataataaaattgtcacAGTTAAGCCAGACTTTTACACAAAGGTGTTGACGTCTTTATCTCAAATATATTCACCTAATATACAAGAGTCTTCCTTTAACAGTGTTCATGAAGGTTCAATACCTTTAAGTATTTCTTCTAGTAAAAATCtgataataagagaaaattttgCCCTGGAGAGCTCACCAATCTTTCAAGTAAGTGAGGATGTGCATGAGAAGATGGAAGGGATGAAATGTAAAGTCAGCCAGAGGACACAAAAATCAGAAATAG GAGATAGAACACTACAGGACTTGACAAATACCAATTTTGTTTCAAATAACACTGCTAAATCTGACAGTAAGTCAGAAGGTCTGTCTTCAGAGCTACCAAGCCGGAGAAGAAGGTGTACTCCTCTCGATTTAAAAGAGCCAAGTCTCAAAAG
- the SGO2 gene encoding shugoshin 2 isoform X5, with product MFYQVLVFALYWSQQMNWVPLTSNDDDDDDDDGKEKMQCDDNIKSKMSPDIPSSVSTRQPLSTQCNLELLFLKENNQNVCGLSDSEHISSIDILPKESHSRSDQSSNSSLMSEMKNVQSISHRKEKPSLGNVTERKKRVSSRESKNPADAPCVTDLEQQQISSPGLNRNNEISDCTNETNIKMQRNIQGLPDTSESAGEPTAEHVSQVEGNGDFQLQKTVYDADMDLTASEVSTIITVSTGTKNKSNKKPNDCGMKTFRKVKDSSSDKKKERSKRQFKNSSHVDIEEKIENRPERRSVVLDGKGDSEDPNFIFNTEQLAQLNILKKIHNGFDQDDRQSTRYNKKKKRICVTDEPEEPYLFSQSSDKFQQESKFDMGQSSLACNKSKPSRQTFVIHMLEKGNLFPNQKDKETISENLEATNEFQTVDLSTKDNGNLHDYETQNLLDLKKHVTDMQPAQQNESKINKKLRQKVNRKTEIISEMNQIYGDTAKDAHGPEEGNFFFQIQKDKETISGNLEVSKESQIPTLSTISNGNLCNCETQDVLGFQKQITNVSILQQNESKVNKIRQKVNRKTEIISEVNYIDDEKSVYCPGKDNSFFLTQNDTAIIPENREVPSEFTIHSLSTKDSGNLYDFETQDVLRVKKPVRDMQAACQNQSEIDKKLRQKVCRKTEIISEINQIYENNDKGIHDPGKGNLFSLALKDKEIIPKSLEDSNEFQTAGPSTRGNRDLCDYETQNILGMKKHVTDMPPAKQNASKINKRLRQKVSRKTEIILEMNQLNEFNDKGVHDPEKDDFFSLTQKDKETISENLEVTNEFKTAYLSTKDNGNLYECETWNMLDMKKRVTDMQSAQRKESKTSKKPRQKVNRKTEIISEMFQIYEDNDKDVPGPESYTKDLDLKINKSKQRLECQGIISRNCMEINSNEKENCDQISNPCKLVKKPGKESSGRAKNVLAKSENKPILQLTDSSQTCISLESGLKHVPNEADSDPGNQMELCNDLKQSTTTLNKNRDIPSVEVIKEGECQVRKVSKMPSRSKRKTFRDPSPESCEVTNTIQGVSDESEQADKEKNLENNKIVTVKPDFYTKVLTSLSQIYSPNIQESSFNSVHEGSIPLSISSSKNLIIRENFALESSPIFQVSEDVHEKMEGMKCKVSQRTQKSEIGDRTLQDLTNTNFVSNNTAKSDSKSEGLSSELPSRRRRCTPLDLKEPSLKRKMRR from the exons atGTTTTATCAAGTTTTGGTATTTGCATTATACTGGTCACAGCAGATGAATTG GGTTCCATTAACttcaaatgatgatgatgatgatgatgatgatggtaaagAGAAAATGCAATGTGATGACAATATTAAATCAAAGATGTCACCTGATATTCCCTCTTCAGTATCAACAAGACAACCTTTATCAACTCAGTGTAATTTggaattattatttcttaaagaaaataatcagaatgtGTGTGGTTTAAGTGATTCAGAGCATATTTCTTCTATTGATATACTTCCCAAAG AAAGCCATTCCCGCTCAGACCAAAGTTCCAATAGTTCTTTAATGAGTGAGATGAAAAACGTCCAGTCCATCAGCCACAGAAAGGAGAAACCATCTCTTGGTAATgtgactgaaaggaaaaaacgTGTATCATCTCGGGAATCAAAGAATCCTGCAGACGCTCCCTGTGTGACAGATTTAGAGCAACAGCAGATTTCAAGTCCAGGATTAAATCGGAATAATGAGATAAGTGATTGTACtaatgaaacaaatattaaaatgcaaagaaacatCCAGGGCCTTCCTGACACCTCTGAGTCTGCTGGTGAACCTACTGCAGAGCACGTGAGTCAAGTTGAGGGTAATGGCGACTTTCAATTGCAGAAAACTGTGTATGATGCTGACATGGACTTAACTGCAAGTGAAGTAAGCACAATTATTACAGTTTCAACAGggactaaaaataaaagtaataaaaaaccAAATGATTGTGGaatgaaaactttcagaaaagtgAAAGATTCAAGCtctgacaaaaagaaagaaagatcaaagagacaatttaaaaatagttcacaTGTGGATATTgaggaaaagattgaaaacagaCCAGAAAGAAGATCTGTTGTTCTGGATGGCAAAGGGGATTCAGAAgatccaaattttattttcaatactgAACAGCTGGCTCAGTTGAACATCCTGAAGAAAATTCATAATGGCTTCGATCAAGATGACAGACAAAGTACAcggtataataaaaaaaagaaaagaatatgtgtAACAGATGAACCAGAAGAACCGTACTTGTTCTCCCAAAGTTCAGATAAATTCCAACAGGAGAGTAAATTTGATATGGGTCAGAGTTCTCTAGCTTGTAATAAAAGTAAACCTTCTAGACAGACTTTTGTGATTCATATGTTAGAAAAAGGTAACTTGTTCCCAAACCAAAAGGATAAAGAAACCATTTCTGAAAACCTAGAAGCCACAAATGAGTTTCAAACAGTTGATCTTTCCACCAAAGATAATGGGAATTTACATGATTATGAGACCCAAAATTTGTTGGATTTGAAAAAGCATGTCACTGATATGCAACCTGCTCAgcaaaatgaatcaaaaataaataagaagctTAGGCAGAAAGTAAATCGGAAGACAGAAATAATTTCCGAAATGAACCAGATATATGGCGATACTGCTAAAGATGCACATGGCCCAGAAGAAGGTAACTTTTTCTTCCAAATCCAGAAGGATAAAGAAACCATCTCTGGAAACCTAGAAGTTTCTAAAGAGTCTCAAATACCTACTCTTTCCACCATCAGTAATGGAAACCTGTGCAATTGTGAGACCCAGGATGTGTTGGGTTTTCAAAAGCAGATCACCAATGTGTCCATTCTTCAGCAAAATGAATCAAAAGTTAATAAGATTAGGCAGAAAGTAAATCGGAAGACAGAAATAATTTCTGAAGTGAATTATATAGATGATGAGAAAAGTGTGTATTGCCCAGGAAAGGATAACTCTTTCTTCCTAACCCAGAATGATACGGCAATCATCCCTGAAAACCGAGAAGTCCCAAGTGAGTTTACAATACATTCTCTTTCCACCAAAGATAGTGGAAACCTGTATGATTTTGAGACTCAAGATGTTTTGAGGGTGAAAAAGCCTGTCCGTGATATGCAGGCTGCTTGtcaaaatcaatcagaaatagaTAAGAAGCTTAGGCAAAAGGTATGTCGGAAGACAGAAATAATTTCCGAAATCAACCAAATATATGAGAATAATGACAAAGGCATACATGATCCAGGAAAAGGTAACTTATTTTCTCTGGCCCTAAAGGATAAAGAAATCATCCCCAAAAGCCTAGAAGACTCAAATGAGTTTCAAACAGCTGGTCCTTCCACAAGAGGTAATAGGGACCTATGTGATTATGAGACTCAAAACATTTTGGGGATGAAAAAGCATGTTACTGATATGCCACCTGCAAAGCAGaatgcatcaaaaataaataagaggctCAGGCAGAAAGTAAGTCGGAAGACAGAAATAATTCTGGAAATGAACCAGCTAAATGAATTTAATGACAAAGGTGTGCATGACCCAGAAAAAGATGACTTCTTTTCCCTAACCCAAAAGGATAAAGAAACCATTTCTGAAAACCTGGAAGTCACAAATGAATTTAAAACAGCTTATCTTTCCACCAAAGATAATGGAAATTTATATGAGTGTGAGACCTGGAATATGTTGGATATGAAAAAGCGTGTCACTGATATGCAATCTGCTCAGCGAAAGGAATCAAAAACAAGTAAGAAGCCTAGGCAGAAAGTAAATCGGAAGacagaaataatttctgaaatgttCCAAATATATGAGGATAATGATAAAGATGTGCCTGGCCCAGAAAGCTATACAAAAGATCttgatcttaaaataaataaatccaaacaaAGACTTGAATGCCAAGGTATTATCAGTAGAAACTGTATGGAAATCAAcagtaatgaaaaggaaaattgtgATCAAATTTCAAATCCTTGTAAACTTGTTAAAAAGCCTGGGAAAGAATCATCAGGCAGGGCAAAGAACGTTTtggcaaaaagtgaaaacaaacctATTTTGCAGTTAACAGATTCTTCACAGACTTGTATCTCCTTAGAATCGGGTTTAAAACATGTTCCTAATGAAGCAGATTCTGATCCTGGAAACCAAATGGAATTATGTAACGATCTAAAGCAAAGCACTACAACTCTGAATAAAAACAGAGATATCCCCTCTGTGGAAGTGATAAAAGAAGGAGAGTGCCAGGTCAGAAAAGTCAGTAAGATGCCATCCAGATCAAAAAGGAAGACCTTCAGAGATCCTTCTCCAGAGAGCTGTGAAGTAACCAACACCATTCAGGGAGTATCAGATGAATCTGAACAAGCcgataaggaaaaaaatttggaaaataataaaattgtcacAGTTAAGCCAGACTTTTACACAAAGGTGTTGACGTCTTTATCTCAAATATATTCACCTAATATACAAGAGTCTTCCTTTAACAGTGTTCATGAAGGTTCAATACCTTTAAGTATTTCTTCTAGTAAAAATCtgataataagagaaaattttgCCCTGGAGAGCTCACCAATCTTTCAAGTAAGTGAGGATGTGCATGAGAAGATGGAAGGGATGAAATGTAAAGTCAGCCAGAGGACACAAAAATCAGAAATAG GAGATAGAACACTACAGGACTTGACAAATACCAATTTTGTTTCAAATAACACTGCTAAATCTGACAGTAAGTCAGAAGGTCTGTCTTCAGAGCTACCAAGCCGGAGAAGAAGGTGTACTCCTCTCGATTTAAAAGAGCCAAGTCTCAAAAG